The following coding sequences lie in one Mesorhizobium sp. NZP2298 genomic window:
- a CDS encoding SDR family NAD(P)-dependent oxidoreductase yields the protein MNRLQGSVVLIAGAASGIGAAIARRCVAEGASVVCADYDLAAATELADTLGPSATACQCDVTDIGSARDAVEFARQKLGRLDGLVHNAAAPSTNATVVDLDEQSWRRELDVSLTGAFLMSKYAVPLIAASGGGSVVFIGSQFGRVATTKAVAYCAAKAGLIHLAKAMAVDHAPDKVRVNSLSPGAVATARLLRRFPDFEAANAGLGPAHLLGRIAEPDEIAAAAAFLLSSDASFVTGSDILVDGGYATR from the coding sequence ATGAACCGATTGCAAGGCAGCGTTGTCCTGATCGCGGGCGCCGCAAGCGGCATTGGCGCCGCCATTGCCCGGCGGTGCGTCGCCGAGGGCGCCAGTGTGGTCTGCGCCGACTATGATCTCGCGGCGGCGACAGAGCTTGCCGATACACTTGGTCCCTCGGCTACCGCCTGCCAATGTGACGTCACCGACATCGGTTCCGCCCGGGATGCCGTCGAATTCGCGAGACAAAAACTTGGCCGGCTGGACGGACTGGTGCACAACGCCGCCGCACCGTCGACGAACGCCACCGTCGTCGATCTTGACGAACAGTCCTGGCGCCGCGAACTCGATGTCAGCCTGACCGGTGCGTTCCTGATGAGCAAGTACGCGGTGCCGTTGATCGCGGCCAGCGGCGGCGGTTCGGTGGTGTTCATCGGCTCGCAGTTCGGACGGGTCGCCACCACCAAGGCCGTCGCCTACTGTGCCGCCAAGGCGGGACTGATCCATCTCGCCAAGGCGATGGCGGTCGACCATGCGCCGGACAAGGTGCGCGTCAACAGCCTGTCGCCGGGCGCCGTGGCGACGGCGCGCCTGTTGCGCAGATTTCCGGACTTCGAGGCCGCCAATGCGGGTCTTGGACCCGCCCATCTGCTCGGCCGCATCGCGGAGCCGGATGAAATCGCCGCCGCCGCGGCCTTCCTTCTGTCATCGGACGCGTCCTTCGTCACCGGATCCGACATACTCGTGGATGGCGGCTATGCGACGCGCTGA
- a CDS encoding NAD-dependent epimerase/dehydratase family protein, with protein MTLLVTGGTGFVMSVVARAWLDRDPQARAVILDRSGLDAAAERHFAPVRDRLTVIAADVLEPKSWSATLDEQGITAIVHGATITPISRGSASEAKRQPEAEDPARIVDVNLMGTVRMLDWARERQGLKRFVYVSSGSVYRHNGPDWSSEPLPEDGYVAPLTLYGISKFASEMVTNRYADLFGLSAVSVRLASVYGPMDRATESRNFRHVPNRVAHMALAGETIRPNSLEPVGDYAASTDVAAAILALIDAPRLNYRHYNIGSGSSQTIGEIIGWARERVPGLKVEVTSGEDANIVQDVSLKGGMWGAYDIARILRDTTWRPRPGKEAFHAYMDWIAANETN; from the coding sequence ATGACGCTGCTCGTCACCGGTGGCACCGGCTTTGTCATGAGCGTGGTCGCACGCGCATGGCTGGATCGTGACCCGCAAGCCCGTGCCGTGATCCTTGACCGTTCCGGCCTCGACGCGGCGGCCGAAAGGCATTTCGCTCCGGTGCGCGACCGGCTCACGGTAATCGCCGCCGATGTGCTCGAGCCGAAGAGCTGGTCCGCGACGCTTGACGAGCAAGGCATCACGGCAATCGTGCATGGCGCGACGATCACGCCGATCTCGCGCGGCAGCGCCTCGGAGGCAAAACGCCAGCCGGAGGCCGAGGACCCTGCCCGCATCGTCGACGTCAATCTCATGGGCACCGTGCGGATGCTGGACTGGGCGCGCGAGAGACAGGGTCTCAAGCGCTTCGTCTATGTCAGCTCCGGATCCGTCTACCGCCACAACGGGCCCGACTGGAGCAGCGAGCCGCTGCCTGAAGACGGCTATGTCGCGCCGCTGACGCTCTACGGCATCTCGAAATTCGCCTCCGAAATGGTGACCAACCGCTATGCCGACCTTTTCGGCCTGTCGGCAGTCTCGGTGCGGCTTGCTTCCGTATATGGCCCGATGGACCGCGCCACCGAGAGCCGCAACTTTCGCCATGTTCCCAACCGCGTCGCGCATATGGCCCTGGCCGGCGAGACGATCAGGCCGAACAGCCTGGAGCCGGTCGGTGACTACGCCGCCTCGACCGACGTTGCCGCCGCAATCCTCGCGCTGATTGATGCGCCACGCCTCAATTACCGCCACTACAATATCGGCTCTGGCTCCAGCCAGACCATCGGCGAGATCATCGGCTGGGCAAGGGAACGCGTGCCCGGACTGAAAGTCGAGGTGACATCGGGAGAAGACGCCAACATCGTCCAGGATGTGAGCCTGAAAGGCGGCATGTGGGGCGCCTATGACATCGCCCGCATCCTGCGCGACACCACATGGCGGCCGCGTCCCGGCAAGGAAGCCTTCCACGCCTACATGGACTGGATAGCCGCCAACGAAACGAACTGA
- a CDS encoding polysaccharide deacetylase family protein, with product MTQSVASQAPQPRDFVGYGPRPPFMAWPGDVKLAINLVLNYEEGSEYSWLEDGRNDNWGEYNLTSSPPVRDLGTETHFEYGSRAGVWRLARLFDRYDIPITISACAVALEQNPPFVEWMKMRRHDLLGHGLRWIDYTTMERSEEKRHLNEAVALYEKLLGRRPLGWNCRSLPSVNTRDLLVEEGGFLYHSDPCNDDLPYFVDHQGTEILVVPYSKTLNDSRYLVAPGYSNPRDFAEDCRSAIDYMLDEADETGGRMLTIGIHARWMGQPNRTSGLREVIEHVKQNPAAAFMRREDIARFWLASHAVFERRG from the coding sequence ATGACGCAGAGCGTTGCCTCGCAAGCGCCCCAGCCGCGCGACTTCGTCGGCTATGGTCCGCGCCCACCCTTCATGGCCTGGCCGGGCGACGTCAAGCTCGCCATCAACCTCGTGCTCAACTACGAGGAAGGCTCGGAATACTCCTGGCTGGAAGACGGTCGCAACGACAATTGGGGAGAGTACAATCTCACCTCGAGCCCGCCGGTGCGCGACCTCGGCACCGAGACGCATTTCGAGTACGGCAGCCGGGCCGGCGTGTGGCGTCTGGCGCGCCTGTTTGACCGCTATGATATCCCGATCACCATCTCCGCCTGCGCGGTGGCGCTGGAGCAAAACCCGCCCTTCGTCGAATGGATGAAGATGCGGCGGCACGATCTGCTCGGCCACGGCCTGCGCTGGATCGACTACACGACGATGGAGCGCAGCGAGGAAAAGCGCCATCTGAATGAAGCCGTGGCCCTCTACGAGAAGCTGCTGGGAAGGCGCCCATTGGGCTGGAACTGCCGCTCTCTGCCCAGCGTCAACACGCGCGATTTGCTCGTCGAGGAAGGCGGCTTCCTCTACCACTCCGACCCCTGCAATGACGATCTGCCCTACTTCGTCGATCACCAAGGCACGGAGATCCTGGTCGTTCCCTATTCCAAGACACTCAACGACAGCCGCTATCTGGTGGCGCCCGGCTACAGCAATCCGCGCGACTTCGCCGAGGATTGCCGCTCGGCCATCGATTACATGCTCGACGAGGCGGACGAGACTGGCGGCCGCATGCTGACGATCGGTATTCATGCGCGGTGGATGGGCCAGCCCAACCGGACGTCCGGGCTGCGCGAGGTGATCGAACATGTGAAGCAGAACCCGGCCGCTGCCTTCATGCGGCGCGAAGACATCGCCCGGTTCTGGCTCGCCAGCCATGCCGTCTTCGAGCGACGCGGCTGA
- a CDS encoding dihydroorotase — MFETLIRGATIVNAEGFERRDVGITNGRIVALVAPGETVSARTVFDAAGAYLLPGLVDAHAHLREPGLTHKEDFSSGTHAAALGGVTTVLDMPTDEPWTATADQLADKMAMAKDRIHVDVGLQSVVSRDLSRIPGLLDLAPVSFELFTADVPDDFLFATLDAVAEALKAFAGADTLIGISPGDQSILTGSTLRDRSGTIAAFQASRPPLAEANGIARALVAAASAGTRIHVRQINSELGVETWGRLRGMADASVETTPQNLFFNAGDYEMHGANLKASPPLRSPHDVDALRAALGAGLIDIVATDHAPHTPAEKATPCAAFADIPGGMPGLQTLLQVMLKLVDDGLIALPDLVRLCARNPAERFGLGRRKGKIASGYDADMLILDPRQSNTIANADQVSRAGYTPFDGWIVQARLTSVFLRGREIVREGELIGPKVGNIVTRES, encoded by the coding sequence ATGTTCGAAACGCTGATCCGGGGAGCCACCATCGTCAACGCCGAAGGGTTCGAACGGCGCGATGTAGGCATCACCAACGGAAGGATCGTAGCGCTCGTCGCCCCCGGTGAGACGGTTTCGGCCCGGACCGTTTTCGATGCCGCCGGTGCCTATCTATTACCCGGCCTGGTCGACGCGCACGCGCATCTGCGCGAGCCGGGCCTGACTCACAAGGAAGATTTTTCCTCCGGCACGCATGCCGCGGCCCTTGGCGGTGTGACGACGGTGCTCGACATGCCGACCGACGAGCCATGGACAGCCACGGCCGACCAGCTTGCCGACAAGATGGCGATGGCCAAAGACCGCATCCATGTCGATGTCGGTCTCCAGAGTGTCGTCAGCCGCGACCTGTCGCGCATCCCGGGCCTGCTCGATCTGGCGCCGGTCTCGTTCGAGCTGTTCACCGCCGATGTGCCCGATGACTTCCTTTTCGCGACGCTCGACGCGGTGGCCGAGGCGTTGAAGGCTTTCGCCGGCGCAGACACTTTGATCGGCATCTCGCCCGGCGATCAATCGATCCTGACCGGCAGCACACTGCGTGACCGCTCCGGCACGATCGCCGCCTTTCAGGCCAGCCGGCCGCCGCTCGCCGAGGCCAATGGCATCGCCCGAGCGCTTGTCGCCGCCGCCTCGGCCGGGACCAGAATTCATGTCCGCCAGATCAATTCCGAACTTGGCGTCGAGACGTGGGGCCGGTTGCGCGGCATGGCTGACGCCAGCGTCGAAACCACGCCGCAGAACCTCTTCTTCAACGCCGGCGACTATGAGATGCACGGCGCCAATCTCAAGGCCTCGCCACCCTTGCGCTCGCCGCATGACGTGGATGCGCTGCGCGCGGCACTCGGCGCAGGGCTGATCGACATCGTCGCCACCGACCACGCGCCGCACACACCGGCCGAGAAGGCAACGCCTTGCGCGGCTTTCGCCGACATTCCGGGCGGCATGCCGGGGCTGCAGACGCTGCTGCAGGTGATGCTGAAACTGGTCGATGACGGCCTGATCGCCCTGCCCGATCTGGTGCGCCTGTGCGCCCGCAATCCGGCCGAGCGCTTCGGCCTTGGCCGGCGCAAGGGGAAGATCGCCAGCGGCTACGATGCCGATATGCTCATCCTCGATCCGCGCCAGTCCAACACGATCGCCAATGCCGATCAGGTGTCGCGAGCGGGCTATACGCCATTCGACGGCTGGATCGTTCAAGCGCGGCTGACAAGCGTCTTCCTGCGCGGTCGCGAGATCGTGCGCGAAGGAGAACTGATCGGCCCGAAAGTCGGGAACATCGTCACCCGGGAAAGCTGA
- a CDS encoding SDR family NAD(P)-dependent oxidoreductase — translation MPLLANKTAIVTGGSSGIGRAIALKFAAEGASVVIADTVEQPIEGGGSTVELIRSAGGAAVYIRTDISDWGAVDALVGATVEQFGRLDVMVNNAAIYTSTNLIDTTPEQWNRVIGVNLTGFFYCSKRAVMQMLTQVPVDDVRGRIINISSQHGMVACPGDLPYSVSKGGIVQMTRQIAVDHADDLIVCNAIAPGKIITGKPGVANDPDALDYSLRRTPWPRLGTPNDVAGAALFLASDMASYVTGINLMVDGGWMAG, via the coding sequence ATGCCCCTGCTCGCCAACAAGACCGCCATCGTCACCGGAGGCAGTTCCGGCATCGGCCGCGCGATCGCGCTGAAATTCGCGGCCGAGGGCGCGAGCGTCGTCATCGCCGACACGGTCGAGCAACCGATCGAGGGGGGTGGGAGCACCGTGGAGTTGATCCGCTCGGCCGGCGGAGCTGCCGTTTACATCCGGACCGACATCTCTGACTGGGGCGCCGTCGACGCGCTGGTCGGTGCGACGGTCGAGCAATTCGGACGGCTTGATGTGATGGTCAACAACGCCGCGATCTATACCAGCACCAATCTGATCGACACCACGCCGGAGCAATGGAACCGCGTCATCGGCGTCAACCTGACCGGCTTCTTCTACTGCTCGAAACGGGCGGTGATGCAGATGCTCACCCAGGTGCCCGTCGACGACGTGCGCGGCCGCATCATCAACATCTCCTCGCAGCATGGCATGGTGGCCTGCCCCGGCGACCTTCCCTATTCGGTGAGCAAGGGCGGCATCGTGCAGATGACGCGGCAAATCGCGGTCGACCACGCCGACGATCTGATCGTCTGCAATGCCATCGCACCCGGCAAGATCATCACCGGCAAGCCGGGCGTGGCCAACGACCCCGACGCGCTCGACTACTCGCTCCGTCGCACGCCTTGGCCGCGACTTGGAACCCCGAACGATGTGGCGGGAGCGGCGCTGTTTCTTGCCAGCGACATGGCAAGCTACGTCACCGGCATCAACCTGATGGTCGACGGCGGCTGGATGGCGGGCTGA
- a CDS encoding glutathione peroxidase: MTAAIHDIPFRRADGSTTSLGEYADKVLLIVNVASKCGFTKQYDGLEALYRSYRDQGLVVLGFPANDFAGQEPGTDAEIQEFCRLTYGVEFPVFAKIAVTGPRKHPLYQALIEARPQAVFKPDSTLVSRLAGRGAMPAAGEVSWNFEKFVVDRKGVVVARFGSDTEPQDEAIVGAVRKLLAV; the protein is encoded by the coding sequence ATGACAGCCGCGATCCATGACATTCCGTTCCGCCGCGCCGACGGCTCAACCACAAGCCTGGGCGAATATGCCGACAAGGTCTTGCTGATCGTCAACGTCGCCTCCAAATGCGGCTTCACCAAACAGTATGACGGACTGGAGGCGCTTTATCGCTCGTATCGCGACCAGGGCCTTGTGGTGCTCGGCTTTCCGGCCAATGACTTTGCCGGGCAGGAACCGGGCACAGATGCCGAAATCCAGGAATTCTGCCGGTTGACCTATGGTGTCGAATTCCCTGTGTTCGCCAAGATCGCGGTGACGGGACCGCGAAAGCATCCGCTTTATCAAGCGCTGATCGAGGCGCGGCCACAGGCTGTCTTCAAGCCGGACAGCACGCTGGTGAGCCGGCTGGCCGGGAGGGGCGCCATGCCCGCAGCCGGCGAAGTGAGCTGGAATTTCGAGAAGTTTGTGGTCGACCGCAAGGGTGTCGTCGTCGCCCGCTTCGGTTCCGACACGGAGCCGCAGGACGAGGCGATCGTCGGCGCTGTCCGCAAGCTCCTGGCGGTTTGA
- a CDS encoding SDR family NAD(P)-dependent oxidoreductase, with protein MDLQLNGKRALITGGSKGIGRAIARQLALEGVDLVIAARNAADLGIAERELAAETGRKIVGLGVDTQDDSSVKTLVAGTIAALGGLDILVNAAAKPGGQAPPPKLAEITDDLFWDDVDVKVMGYLRTAREAAPHMAAAGWGRIINVSGLAARQTGSIIGSIRNVAVSALTKNLADELGPKGINVTVVHPGLTRTEKTTPLVAARAASAGVSPEEIERRLAANVTIGRLVDMAEVADVVTFLASPRSVAINGDAIACGGGVIGPIHY; from the coding sequence ATGGATCTGCAACTGAACGGCAAACGCGCCCTGATCACAGGCGGCAGCAAGGGAATTGGCCGTGCCATCGCCCGGCAATTGGCCCTGGAAGGCGTGGACCTTGTCATCGCCGCCCGCAACGCTGCCGATCTGGGCATCGCCGAGCGCGAACTGGCTGCGGAAACCGGGCGCAAGATCGTTGGGCTAGGCGTCGACACACAGGACGACAGCTCGGTCAAAACGCTGGTGGCAGGGACGATCGCGGCGCTCGGCGGCCTCGACATCCTGGTCAACGCCGCAGCCAAGCCGGGCGGGCAGGCACCACCGCCCAAGCTGGCCGAGATCACGGACGACCTGTTCTGGGATGACGTGGACGTCAAGGTGATGGGCTATCTGCGTACGGCGCGTGAGGCCGCTCCTCATATGGCTGCCGCCGGCTGGGGCCGGATCATCAACGTAAGCGGGCTCGCTGCCCGGCAGACAGGCTCGATCATCGGCTCGATCCGCAATGTTGCCGTCTCTGCCCTGACCAAGAATCTCGCCGACGAACTGGGCCCGAAGGGGATCAACGTGACGGTGGTCCATCCTGGCCTGACCCGCACGGAAAAGACCACGCCGCTGGTCGCCGCCCGCGCGGCTTCGGCAGGCGTTTCGCCTGAGGAGATCGAACGGCGACTTGCCGCCAATGTCACGATCGGCCGCCTCGTCGATATGGCCGAAGTCGCTGATGTCGTCACATTCCTCGCGTCGCCGCGAAGCGTCGCCATCAACGGCGATGCGATCGCCTGCGGCGGCGGGGTCATCGGGCCGATACATTACTAG
- a CDS encoding DNA/RNA non-specific endonuclease — protein MSVTELATVRMDRRPQLRDMRRLRGPGAGAALETHIRSEGAMAERAARPRTSPPQSFAGRTGFDRTFLTRFPIDLPKPTGQRSRDITPVGGDASGRLDYCNFSVVMCASRRMAMFTAVNIEGARSISIGREDNRWALDGRLPAEAQLGADLYAGNRLDRGHLVRREDPNWGANALGANADTFHFTNCAPQMDIVNQKTWLGIENYILQNARAWAERCSVFTGPVFGGTDLRYRDALIPKAFWKVVSFISDDGRPSSTAYVVEQERELGELEAAFGAYKTYQRSVKYVEGLSGLSFGSLANFDGFSNEEEIEGGLSISSEIRVLGDVRV, from the coding sequence ATGTCCGTGACTGAACTTGCGACCGTAAGGATGGACCGGCGACCGCAGCTTCGCGATATGCGGCGGCTGCGCGGGCCGGGGGCCGGGGCAGCTCTCGAAACGCACATTCGCAGTGAGGGTGCCATGGCCGAGCGCGCGGCACGGCCGCGCACGTCGCCGCCTCAATCCTTTGCTGGCCGTACCGGTTTCGATCGGACTTTCCTGACCAGATTCCCGATCGACCTGCCCAAGCCGACCGGCCAGCGATCCCGCGACATAACGCCGGTTGGCGGCGATGCCAGCGGCCGGCTCGACTATTGCAACTTTTCCGTCGTCATGTGCGCGTCGCGGCGCATGGCCATGTTCACCGCCGTCAATATCGAGGGCGCCCGCTCCATTTCGATTGGGCGCGAGGACAACAGATGGGCGCTGGACGGGCGCCTGCCGGCCGAAGCGCAGCTCGGTGCGGACCTCTATGCCGGCAATCGCCTCGACAGAGGACACCTCGTCAGGCGCGAGGATCCCAATTGGGGCGCCAACGCCCTCGGCGCCAATGCGGACACGTTTCACTTCACGAACTGTGCGCCGCAGATGGACATCGTCAATCAGAAGACCTGGCTCGGAATAGAGAACTACATCCTGCAGAATGCGCGGGCCTGGGCCGAGCGGTGTTCCGTATTCACCGGCCCCGTCTTCGGCGGCACTGATCTTCGCTACCGCGATGCGCTCATTCCGAAAGCTTTCTGGAAAGTGGTGTCGTTCATCTCCGATGACGGCCGCCCGTCATCGACGGCCTACGTGGTTGAGCAGGAGAGGGAGCTCGGTGAGCTGGAGGCGGCGTTCGGCGCCTACAAAACCTACCAGCGCAGCGTCAAATACGTCGAAGGGCTTTCCGGCCTCTCTTTTGGCTCGCTCGCCAATTTCGACGGGTTTTCCAACGAGGAAGAGATCGAAGGCGGCCTGTCCATTTCGTCGGAGATCAGGGTGCTGGGCGATGTGCGCGTCTAG
- a CDS encoding YcaO-like family protein yields the protein MRLEKSHWEALCAQPHSAVGSSNAVLDKVPDTTRRDIRFAGLELRPETDVEASDRLRLYSFAADHGLIVDLFEIPGGILAAANLGLPWGGGIRQVTVSGKGYSRSQALLGCLGEAVEIGSWMYQALDESTLVAADRASDIIPAEAVLGFSRRQIQQRRRFNRMWDGWDAIPPPRQLRNPDRLARVRDFAGSRTAMCPAFLCFGGFGEAVHGDDSLNADSNGCAAGSTIDAAMSRAVLELVERDATGIWWWRGCRRRRFAPTLDDASLAAALKEHAIETGRRVWFLDISTFHSAHVAAAISSEGDGRRVAVGFAAAFDLQAAAKAAFLEMIQTELAFDAHEMRVATKGDAPMSAADRRVAAWLEHANLDTMGFLSGSDPGSATQAGQAGMLSRLVEEINTASGGNVWFADLQRPAFEVPVVKAICVGLAHFKPRPGCERLWMLPQQRGWQATYGRRDFERLMPLLV from the coding sequence ATGCGGCTAGAAAAAAGTCATTGGGAAGCACTTTGCGCACAGCCGCATTCCGCTGTCGGCTCTTCGAACGCGGTGCTCGACAAGGTGCCCGATACGACAAGGCGGGATATTCGGTTCGCGGGATTGGAGCTTCGGCCGGAAACGGATGTCGAGGCTTCCGATCGCCTGCGTCTGTACAGCTTCGCCGCCGATCATGGCCTGATTGTCGATCTCTTCGAGATACCGGGCGGCATTCTGGCCGCGGCGAACCTCGGTCTGCCGTGGGGCGGCGGTATCCGCCAGGTGACTGTAAGCGGAAAGGGATACAGCCGGTCACAGGCCTTGTTGGGATGCCTTGGCGAAGCCGTGGAAATCGGCAGTTGGATGTATCAGGCCTTGGACGAGAGCACGCTTGTAGCGGCCGACCGGGCCAGCGATATCATCCCGGCCGAAGCGGTACTCGGTTTTTCCAGGCGTCAGATACAGCAGCGCCGCCGTTTCAACCGCATGTGGGATGGCTGGGATGCGATACCCCCGCCACGGCAACTGCGCAATCCGGACCGGCTGGCCCGCGTGCGCGACTTCGCGGGCTCGCGCACCGCGATGTGCCCCGCATTTCTTTGCTTCGGTGGCTTTGGCGAAGCCGTCCATGGAGACGACAGCCTGAACGCCGATTCCAATGGCTGCGCCGCCGGAAGCACGATCGACGCCGCTATGTCGCGCGCCGTGCTCGAGCTCGTTGAGCGCGATGCAACCGGCATATGGTGGTGGCGAGGCTGCCGGCGTCGGCGCTTTGCTCCCACCCTGGACGATGCTTCCCTGGCAGCGGCCCTGAAGGAGCACGCCATCGAAACCGGGCGGCGTGTCTGGTTCCTCGACATTTCAACCTTTCACAGCGCGCATGTGGCAGCCGCGATATCGTCAGAGGGGGACGGCCGGCGCGTGGCGGTCGGATTTGCGGCGGCCTTCGATTTGCAGGCGGCGGCCAAGGCCGCGTTCCTCGAGATGATCCAGACCGAGCTGGCGTTCGACGCCCATGAGATGCGGGTCGCAACAAAAGGCGATGCGCCGATGTCTGCCGCGGACCGTCGCGTCGCGGCCTGGCTGGAGCACGCAAATCTCGACACAATGGGCTTTTTGAGCGGCTCCGATCCCGGCTCGGCAACGCAGGCAGGCCAAGCAGGGATGCTGTCGCGCCTGGTGGAAGAGATAAACACCGCCAGCGGCGGCAATGTATGGTTCGCGGACTTGCAGCGGCCCGCATTCGAGGTCCCCGTGGTCAAGGCGATCTGCGTCGGTCTCGCGCACTTCAAGCCGCGGCCAGGGTGTGAGCGGCTCTGGATGTTACCTCAACAGCGGGGTTGGCAGGCAACTTACGGACGCCGCGATTTTGAGCGGCTGATGCCTCTCCTCGTCTGA
- a CDS encoding peroxidase family protein, translating to MPAGEDGSATERTQAALADISNCMLGPIDSPDLSDNPAAYTYFGQFAFHDIVFSRIFGMPSDRAGRTLRNAVSGSLDLSGLYGRGPVVDSHLYDSASESDTTLCRFPIGLPGVSDKQVKLPVDGVVERARDVPRVDASSGFLSVCGRKAPYRPLIGDPRNDDNLILSQLQCSLMQVHNRLVDLLMARRALPPQNAFDQARLYLTGVYRRVVVNDYLRRILTPAVWAHFFDGEEFRGPGVASLRPLADLPMEFTFGASRFAHSMVRDRYALNKAFEEEAGTLREILAFSSQRPNGDVPVRVNWAVDWSRFIESDDAAKALKARRISPFLNYEMAVVQHAADFDGAPRSIAFMDCWRCYDLGIASGQTIAGAVAAALAADVPVLSGAAMLPTQSCRKRYSFQAGVLEKTLLAHPQFLTETPLSYYILQEAAVLGDDGNRLGPTGSFIVASTVAAALFNAGDSEIQVPLSLSSAEPGNLAGLLGLADDRLVSDDELYEYLKRYANLDMPGRAYRRTGNVAT from the coding sequence ATGCCGGCTGGAGAAGATGGCTCCGCGACGGAGAGAACCCAAGCGGCGCTCGCCGACATCTCGAACTGCATGCTCGGTCCCATCGATTCTCCCGACCTCAGCGACAATCCCGCAGCTTATACCTATTTCGGCCAGTTCGCTTTTCACGACATCGTCTTTAGCCGCATATTTGGCATGCCGAGCGATCGTGCCGGGCGCACCTTGAGGAATGCCGTCTCGGGCAGTCTCGATCTGTCGGGCCTTTATGGACGAGGCCCGGTTGTGGACTCGCATCTCTATGACTCGGCATCGGAAAGCGACACCACCCTTTGTCGATTTCCGATCGGCCTGCCCGGGGTGAGCGACAAGCAGGTCAAACTTCCCGTCGATGGTGTGGTCGAAAGGGCGCGAGACGTCCCGCGCGTCGACGCCTCCAGCGGTTTTCTGAGCGTGTGCGGACGAAAGGCGCCTTACCGTCCGCTGATCGGCGACCCCAGGAACGACGACAATCTCATTCTCTCCCAGTTGCAATGTTCGTTGATGCAGGTGCACAACCGTCTCGTCGATTTGCTAATGGCGCGCCGCGCTTTGCCGCCGCAGAACGCCTTCGATCAGGCGCGGCTTTACCTGACCGGTGTCTATCGCCGAGTCGTCGTGAACGACTATCTCAGGCGAATTCTGACCCCGGCAGTCTGGGCGCACTTCTTCGATGGCGAGGAGTTTCGCGGACCCGGCGTCGCATCGTTGAGGCCGCTGGCGGACCTGCCGATGGAATTCACATTTGGCGCCTCGCGGTTTGCGCATTCGATGGTCCGCGACCGCTACGCCCTCAACAAGGCATTCGAAGAGGAAGCCGGCACCTTGCGCGAGATCCTGGCATTTTCGAGCCAGCGCCCGAACGGTGACGTTCCAGTCCGCGTGAATTGGGCCGTTGACTGGAGCCGTTTCATCGAATCGGACGATGCTGCAAAGGCACTGAAGGCACGCCGTATCAGTCCGTTTCTCAACTACGAGATGGCGGTGGTACAGCACGCCGCCGACTTCGACGGGGCACCTCGATCCATCGCCTTCATGGATTGTTGGCGCTGTTACGATCTCGGCATCGCATCAGGCCAGACGATTGCCGGGGCCGTCGCTGCCGCGCTTGCCGCGGATGTGCCTGTACTTTCGGGCGCTGCCATGCTGCCCACGCAAAGCTGCAGGAAACGCTACAGCTTCCAGGCTGGCGTGCTTGAGAAGACGCTGCTGGCCCATCCGCAGTTCCTGACCGAAACACCTCTGTCCTATTACATCTTGCAGGAAGCCGCCGTGCTCGGCGATGACGGCAACCGGCTGGGACCGACCGGCTCGTTCATCGTCGCGTCCACCGTCGCCGCTGCACTGTTCAATGCCGGGGACAGCGAAATCCAGGTGCCGCTGTCCCTATCATCGGCCGAACCCGGCAATCTGGCGGGGCTCTTGGGATTGGCCGACGACAGGCTGGTTTCAGACGACGAGCTCTACGAATACCTCAAGCGGTACGCTAACCTGGACATGCCGGGGCGGGCCTATCGAAGAACCGGCAACGTCGCAACCTGA